A single region of the Variovorax terrae genome encodes:
- a CDS encoding TorF family putative porin → MIANACFFFKCRRLLAASLLCAAVSAQAQTANPGEPAPVHSLTGNLSLVSDYRFRGLSQSWRQPAVQGGIDYTHASGLYLGNWNSSVSSNSYNNGAGLEVDLYGGYRFPLTQDLTADAGVLFYLYPGAHLNSAPAQPGGQKYDNTEIYFGLARGAFNARLSYAVTDYFGLNSATAGYAYWTPLPARGSSRGTTYLDLNYSLELGRQFALGLHLGHTAVRRYGELSYTDYKLALTKEAAGFLLGLALVGARADARYYQAGDSAWLHPKPTGRSSLVLSATRSF, encoded by the coding sequence ATGATCGCGAATGCCTGTTTCTTCTTCAAATGCAGGCGGCTCCTGGCCGCCAGCCTGCTGTGCGCCGCCGTGAGCGCGCAGGCCCAGACGGCGAACCCGGGCGAGCCGGCCCCGGTGCACAGCCTGACCGGCAACCTGAGCCTGGTGTCGGACTACCGCTTCCGCGGCCTCTCGCAGAGCTGGCGCCAGCCGGCCGTGCAGGGCGGCATCGACTACACGCATGCCAGCGGCCTGTACCTTGGCAACTGGAACTCGAGCGTCTCGTCCAACAGCTACAACAACGGCGCGGGCCTGGAGGTCGACCTGTACGGCGGCTACCGCTTCCCGCTAACCCAGGACCTGACGGCCGACGCCGGCGTGCTGTTCTACCTCTACCCCGGCGCCCACCTGAACAGCGCCCCGGCCCAGCCCGGCGGCCAGAAGTACGACAACACCGAGATCTACTTCGGCCTGGCGCGCGGCGCCTTCAACGCCAGGCTGTCCTATGCCGTGACGGACTACTTCGGCCTGAACAGCGCCACAGCGGGCTATGCCTACTGGACCCCGCTGCCCGCGCGCGGCAGCTCCCGGGGCACCACCTACCTCGACCTCAACTACAGCCTCGAGCTGGGCCGCCAGTTCGCGCTCGGCCTGCACCTGGGCCACACGGCCGTGCGCCGCTACGGCGAGCTGTCCTACACCGACTACAAGCTCGCGCTGACGAAGGAGGCGGCGGGCTTCCTGCTGGGGCTGGCGCTGGTGGGCGCCCGGGCCGATGCCCGCTACTACCAGGCCGGCGACTCGGCCTGGCTCCATCCGAAGCCGACCGGCCGCAGCAGCCTCGTGCTGTCGGCCACCCGCAGCTTCTGA
- a CDS encoding DUF4118 domain-containing protein — MGSSSDARPDPDQLLEQLREEDERARRGKLRIYFGASAGVGKTYAMLSAAQRERKAGRDVLVGVVETHGRSETAELLAGLEQLPLRELPYRGRTLREFDLDAALARRPAVLLVDELAHSNVEGSRHPKRWQDVQELLEAGIDVWSAINVQHLESLNGTVGAITGVRVHETVPDTVLDQADEIILVDVTPDELMNRLQAGKVYLPHQAERAARNFFRKGNLIALREIALRRTAEHVEDDVRSYRVEQSIAPVWNTEGAILACIGPNEGAEQTVRTAARLAGQLNVRWHAAFVETPPLQRRAAAQRDRILAVLKLAEELGAATAVLTGADAAQALVEQAQRLNCATLVVGRPQAAGGWRNWRGGRTMTRRLALLAPTLDIVEVGQADSARRLARAVHLVHDEEDAAAWHGHWPRYAWAVASSVAITLLATPLAQFFDLANIVMLFLLGVVLVAMRFGRGPAALAAFLNVAAFDFFFVAPRMSFAVSDVQYLVTFAVMLGVGLLTGQLTAGLRFQARIAASRERRAQSLFELTRDLSAALLGSQVAELGEAAVRRNFGGQALVLGTDAADLLVLPPQAPPDFDAGVADWAFRNAQPAGLATSTLPAHAWHYLPLRAPMRVRGVLALKPAQPRWLLIPEQVQQLDTLARQIAIALERVHYVEIAQQALVQMESERLRNALLAAISHDVRTPLTALIGLAESLQRTPLAPAQAQNAQAIASEARQLSALVNNLLDMARLQSGSVRLRSEWQSVEEVVGAAIRAAQHALGGRAVNTDLPADLPLVEFDAVLIERVLVNLLENAAKYGAPPIEIRARATPDALVLAVRDHGPGLPAGLKGREQTLFDKFTRGEAESATPGVGLGLAICKAVVDAHHGRIDAANAEGGGAEFTLTLPRRPPPDSNE; from the coding sequence ATGGGCAGTTCCAGCGACGCGCGACCCGACCCCGACCAGCTGCTCGAGCAGCTGCGGGAAGAGGACGAGCGCGCGCGCCGCGGCAAGCTGCGCATCTACTTCGGCGCCAGCGCCGGCGTGGGCAAGACCTACGCCATGCTGAGCGCGGCCCAGCGCGAGCGCAAGGCCGGGCGCGACGTGCTGGTGGGCGTGGTGGAAACCCACGGCCGCAGCGAGACCGCCGAGCTGCTGGCGGGGCTGGAGCAGCTGCCGCTGCGCGAGCTGCCCTACCGCGGCCGCACGCTGCGCGAGTTCGACCTCGACGCCGCGCTGGCGCGCCGGCCCGCCGTGCTGCTGGTGGACGAGCTGGCGCACTCCAACGTGGAGGGCTCGCGCCATCCCAAGCGCTGGCAGGACGTGCAGGAGCTGCTGGAGGCCGGCATCGACGTCTGGTCGGCCATCAACGTGCAGCACCTTGAAAGCCTGAACGGCACGGTCGGCGCCATCACCGGCGTGCGGGTGCACGAGACCGTGCCCGACACCGTGCTGGACCAGGCCGACGAGATCATCCTGGTCGACGTCACGCCCGACGAACTCATGAACCGGCTGCAGGCCGGCAAGGTCTACCTGCCGCACCAGGCCGAGCGCGCGGCGCGCAACTTCTTTCGCAAGGGCAACCTGATCGCCCTGCGCGAGATCGCGCTGCGCCGCACCGCCGAGCATGTGGAAGACGACGTGCGCAGCTACCGCGTGGAGCAGTCGATCGCGCCGGTATGGAACACCGAAGGCGCGATCCTCGCCTGCATCGGCCCGAACGAGGGCGCGGAGCAGACCGTGCGCACCGCCGCGCGGCTGGCCGGGCAGCTCAACGTGCGCTGGCACGCGGCCTTTGTCGAGACGCCGCCGCTGCAGCGGCGCGCCGCGGCGCAGCGCGACCGCATCCTGGCGGTGCTCAAGCTGGCCGAGGAGCTGGGCGCCGCCACCGCGGTGCTGACCGGCGCCGACGCGGCGCAGGCGCTGGTCGAGCAGGCGCAGCGGCTGAACTGCGCCACGCTGGTGGTGGGGCGGCCGCAGGCCGCGGGCGGCTGGCGCAACTGGCGCGGCGGCCGCACCATGACGCGCCGGCTGGCCCTGCTGGCGCCCACGCTGGACATCGTGGAAGTGGGCCAGGCCGACAGCGCGCGGCGGCTGGCGCGCGCCGTGCACCTCGTGCACGACGAGGAAGACGCTGCCGCCTGGCACGGCCACTGGCCGCGCTACGCCTGGGCCGTCGCCTCGAGCGTGGCCATCACCCTGCTGGCCACGCCGCTGGCCCAGTTCTTCGACCTGGCCAACATCGTGATGCTGTTCCTGCTGGGCGTGGTGCTGGTGGCCATGCGGTTCGGGCGCGGCCCGGCGGCGCTGGCGGCGTTCCTCAACGTCGCGGCCTTCGATTTCTTCTTCGTCGCGCCGCGCATGTCGTTCGCCGTGAGCGACGTGCAGTACCTGGTGACGTTCGCCGTCATGCTCGGCGTGGGGCTGCTCACCGGCCAGCTCACCGCGGGGCTGCGCTTCCAGGCCCGCATCGCGGCCAGCCGCGAGCGGCGCGCGCAGTCGCTGTTCGAGCTTACGCGCGACCTGTCGGCCGCGCTGCTGGGCTCGCAGGTGGCCGAGCTCGGCGAGGCCGCCGTGCGCCGCAACTTCGGCGGCCAGGCGCTGGTGCTGGGCACCGATGCGGCCGACCTGCTGGTGCTGCCGCCGCAGGCGCCGCCCGATTTCGACGCGGGCGTGGCCGACTGGGCCTTCCGCAACGCGCAGCCGGCCGGGTTGGCCACCTCCACGCTGCCGGCCCATGCCTGGCACTACCTGCCGCTGCGCGCGCCGATGCGGGTGCGCGGCGTGCTCGCGCTCAAGCCCGCGCAGCCGCGCTGGCTGCTGATCCCCGAGCAGGTGCAGCAGCTCGACACGCTGGCGCGCCAGATCGCGATCGCGCTGGAGCGCGTGCACTACGTCGAAATCGCCCAGCAGGCCCTGGTGCAGATGGAGTCGGAGCGGCTGCGCAACGCGCTGCTGGCGGCGATCTCGCACGACGTGCGCACGCCGCTGACGGCGCTGATCGGGCTGGCCGAGTCGCTGCAGCGCACGCCGCTGGCGCCGGCCCAGGCGCAGAACGCGCAGGCCATCGCCAGCGAGGCGCGCCAGCTCAGCGCGCTGGTCAACAACCTGCTGGACATGGCGCGGCTGCAAAGTGGCTCGGTGCGCCTGCGCAGCGAGTGGCAGTCGGTCGAGGAGGTGGTGGGCGCCGCCATCCGCGCGGCGCAGCACGCGCTGGGCGGGCGGGCCGTGAACACCGACTTGCCGGCCGATCTGCCGCTGGTGGAGTTCGACGCGGTGCTGATCGAGCGCGTGCTGGTCAACCTGCTGGAGAACGCCGCCAAGTACGGCGCGCCGCCGATCGAGATCCGCGCCCGCGCCACGCCCGACGCGCTGGTGCTCGCGGTGCGCGACCACGGCCCCGGCCTGCCGGCCGGGCTCAAGGGGCGCGAGCAGACGCTGTTCGACAAGTTCACGCGCGGCGAGGCCGAATCGGCCACCCCCGGCGTGGGGCTGGGGCTGGCCATCTGCAAGGCGGTGGTGGACGCGCACCACGGCCGCATCGACGCGGCCAATGCCGAGGGCGGTGGTGCAGAATTCACGCTCACCCTGCCGCGCCGGCCGCCGCCGGATTCGAACGAGTAA
- the kdpE gene encoding two-component system response regulator KdpE: MSSPVAIVIEDEPQIRRFVRAALEAEGWQVHEADSARRGLSEAGTRKPDLLVLDLGLPDGDGLEVIRDVRGWSAVPIIVLSARVDEADKVAALDAGADDYLTKPFGVGELLARVRANLRRPRAAAGGAQAEEADPLFRFGDVEVDRPARVVRRAGVDVHLTPIEYRLLSVLVANAGRVLTHRQLLREVWGPSHAEQSHYLRIYMGHLRQKLEADPAQPRHLLTETAVGYRLLAP; encoded by the coding sequence ATGTCCAGCCCCGTCGCCATCGTGATCGAAGACGAGCCGCAGATCCGCCGCTTCGTGCGCGCCGCGCTGGAGGCCGAGGGCTGGCAGGTGCACGAGGCCGACAGCGCGCGCCGCGGCCTGAGCGAGGCTGGCACGCGCAAGCCCGACCTGCTGGTGCTCGATCTCGGCCTGCCCGACGGCGACGGCTTGGAGGTGATCCGCGACGTGCGCGGCTGGTCGGCCGTGCCCATCATCGTGCTGTCGGCGCGCGTGGACGAGGCCGACAAGGTGGCCGCGCTCGACGCCGGCGCCGACGACTACCTGACCAAGCCGTTCGGCGTGGGCGAGCTGCTGGCGCGGGTGCGCGCCAACCTGCGGCGCCCGCGCGCGGCTGCCGGCGGGGCCCAGGCCGAGGAGGCCGATCCGCTGTTCCGCTTCGGCGACGTGGAGGTGGACCGCCCCGCCCGCGTGGTGCGCCGCGCCGGCGTGGACGTGCACCTCACGCCGATCGAGTACCGGCTGCTGTCGGTGCTGGTGGCCAACGCCGGCCGCGTGCTGACGCACCGCCAGCTGCTGCGCGAGGTCTGGGGGCCGTCGCATGCCGAGCAGAGCCACTACCTGCGCATCTACATGGGCCACCTGCGGCAGAAGCTCGAAGCCGACCCGGCCCAGCCGCGCCATCTGCTGACCGAAACCGCGGTCGGCTACCGGCTGCTGGCCCCGTGA
- a CDS encoding pseudouridine synthase, protein MPESAAAPTRLNKRMAELGLCSRREADDWIAQGWVRVNGRAAEMGVKVTPADRIEVDPKAQGQQAAQVTVLLNKPMGYVSGQAEDGHEPAIVLINPRTHWRDDTSRQRFSPPQLRGLAPAGRLDIDSIGLLVLTQDGRVARQLIGEDSTMEKEYLVRVSFGAVTANVQAAFPREQLARLRHGLSLDGQPLQPAQVDWQNPEQLRFVLTEGKKRQIRRMCELVGLKVVGLKRIRIGRVVLGQLPVGQWRYLGANERF, encoded by the coding sequence ATGCCCGAATCCGCCGCCGCTCCCACCCGCCTGAACAAACGCATGGCCGAACTCGGCCTGTGCTCGCGCCGCGAGGCCGACGACTGGATCGCCCAGGGCTGGGTCCGCGTCAACGGCCGGGCCGCCGAGATGGGCGTGAAGGTCACGCCGGCCGACCGCATCGAGGTCGACCCGAAGGCCCAGGGCCAGCAGGCGGCGCAGGTCACCGTGCTGCTCAACAAGCCCATGGGCTACGTGAGCGGCCAGGCCGAGGACGGCCACGAGCCGGCCATCGTGTTGATCAACCCGCGCACCCACTGGCGCGACGACACCAGCCGCCAGCGCTTCTCGCCGCCGCAGCTGCGCGGCCTGGCGCCGGCCGGCCGGCTCGACATCGACTCCATCGGCCTGCTGGTGCTGACGCAGGACGGCCGCGTGGCGCGCCAGCTGATCGGCGAGGACTCGACGATGGAGAAGGAGTACCTGGTGCGGGTGAGCTTCGGCGCCGTCACGGCCAACGTGCAGGCGGCCTTTCCGCGCGAGCAGCTGGCGCGGCTGCGCCACGGCCTGAGCCTGGACGGCCAGCCGCTGCAGCCGGCGCAGGTGGACTGGCAGAACCCCGAGCAACTGCGCTTCGTGCTGACCGAGGGCAAGAAGCGCCAGATCCGGCGCATGTGCGAACTGGTGGGGCTCAAGGTGGTGGGCTTGAAGCGCATCCGCATCGGCCGCGTGGTGCTGGGCCAGCTGCCGGTGGGGCAGTGGCGCTACCTCGGGGCGAACGAGCGGTTCTGA